Genomic window (Candidatus Binatia bacterium):
CACCTGCGTGAGCGTCACCGTCACCGGGCCCGCGAGCGGTCCCGACACGGCGAGTGTGCGCAGCGACGCGGTGAATGTCAGCGCGCCGGCCAGCCGCGTCGGCTCGATACCGGTGACGTCGGTCGCGAACTTGATGATGGCGACGTCGCTCCCCGACAGGCTCGGGTTGTAGCTCGGATTGTAGGTGACCGAGGAGACCGCGACGATCCCCGCGTTCTGGAGGTAAACCCAGTAGTGCGAGGGGTCAACGTCGCCGTAGACGCAGTGGGCCGCGGTCAGGAACGTGCGCCGTCTGGGGAGGCAGCCTGCAAATCCGTGCAGAACTGCGGCCGTGGGCGCAAGAACCTGCACGCGCTGCGAGCGCGGAAACGGCTATACTGTCTATACCCGTCTAGCGCCGGTGCTACGGAAGAGAAAACAGCTGGCGCAGCATGCGATGCTGATTGGGAGACAGCGAACGATCCCGGAAGCACGCGGCCACTCCAGCCGCTACCAGATAACGTGGATCGGTGCCGTATGCCTTCAACCGCTCGTCCACCCAGGCCAAAAGCCTGTCGGCATCCGCGGTGGAAACGGTGCGTAAGCGTTCTTCCAACTCAGGCAAGA
Coding sequences:
- a CDS encoding trypsin-like serine protease, whose product is MQVLAPTAAVLHGFAGCLPRRRTFLTAAHCVYGDVDPSHYWVYLQNAGIVAVSSVTYNPSYNPSLSGSDVAIIKFATDVTGIEPTRLAGALTFTASLRTLAVSGPLAGPVTVTLTQVGAGISRGGTIKTCHPQGKALVCR